From a single Chloracidobacterium thermophilum B genomic region:
- a CDS encoding aspartate kinase → MPSAANPGLCPVVMKFGGTSVQDTAAFERVAAIIRRQQGQPPRQQPVVVVSAMAGMTDALLDAVKRSLEQDTTAALEWLEPHFARYSEVAERLTEGSAYGEFVHVLYAARERIAQALEVMRRYPGTIPPLRDEVVAYGEHLSAALLTAVLAGDGTPCRTVDARTCIVTDDVYGRARPRWEATQAYTRQVLGPLLAEGVIPVLGGFIGATFEGATTTLGRGGSDYSATLIGAALQACEVQIWTDVAGIYSADPRLVAQVRRLDTLAYGEATDLALYGAKVLHPRTIEPVERLSIPVSIRNSYDPEAGYSTIRASSGAPAGAILAVTHRNGVAAVHVRPRGSWRTAVALDEMAQILDAHGILVEHLAASRLGLTATVEDGEALEAARRDLQTCGDVQVTTDRALLCVVGNFGTEATELHPALSEILAEFRSTPLLPHPSPHARLFLLAEAAAPTAVQKLHAQLIENPA, encoded by the coding sequence GTGCCTTCGGCCGCCAACCCCGGTCTGTGCCCCGTGGTGATGAAGTTTGGCGGCACTTCGGTTCAGGACACGGCGGCCTTTGAGCGGGTGGCCGCCATCATTCGTCGGCAGCAAGGTCAGCCGCCCCGACAGCAGCCCGTCGTCGTGGTGTCGGCGATGGCCGGGATGACCGATGCGTTGCTGGATGCCGTCAAGCGTTCCCTGGAACAGGACACGACGGCGGCGCTGGAGTGGCTGGAACCCCATTTTGCCCGCTACAGCGAGGTGGCCGAACGGCTGACCGAAGGGAGTGCCTACGGTGAGTTCGTCCACGTGCTCTATGCCGCGCGCGAACGCATCGCGCAGGCATTGGAGGTGATGCGCCGCTATCCGGGCACCATTCCACCGCTGCGCGATGAAGTCGTGGCCTATGGCGAACACCTTTCCGCCGCGCTGCTGACGGCCGTTCTGGCCGGTGACGGTACGCCCTGTCGCACGGTGGATGCCCGGACGTGCATCGTGACAGATGATGTTTACGGACGCGCGCGCCCGCGCTGGGAGGCAACCCAGGCCTACACCCGTCAGGTTTTGGGGCCGCTGCTGGCGGAAGGAGTCATCCCGGTGCTGGGCGGCTTCATCGGCGCGACCTTTGAGGGCGCGACCACGACACTTGGCCGCGGCGGCTCGGATTATTCGGCCACCCTGATTGGCGCCGCACTTCAGGCCTGCGAAGTCCAGATTTGGACGGATGTCGCCGGCATTTACTCGGCCGATCCACGTCTGGTTGCCCAAGTGCGGCGGCTGGACACACTGGCTTACGGGGAAGCCACCGATCTGGCGCTCTACGGGGCGAAAGTGTTGCATCCACGCACCATCGAGCCGGTCGAGCGGTTGAGCATTCCGGTGAGCATTCGCAACTCGTACGACCCGGAAGCTGGCTACTCGACGATTAGGGCTTCATCCGGCGCCCCGGCCGGGGCCATTCTGGCCGTCACCCACCGCAACGGTGTGGCCGCCGTTCACGTGCGTCCACGGGGGAGCTGGCGCACGGCCGTGGCCCTGGACGAAATGGCCCAGATTCTGGACGCCCACGGCATCCTGGTCGAGCACCTGGCGGCCTCGCGCCTGGGGCTGACGGCCACAGTGGAGGACGGCGAGGCACTGGAAGCGGCCCGGCGCGACCTTCAGACCTGTGGCGACGTGCAGGTGACGACCGACCGCGCGCTGCTGTGTGTCGTCGGCAACTTCGGAACTGAGGCCACGGAACTACATCCGGCGCTGAGCGAAATTCTGGCCGAGTTTCGTTCCACGCCGCTGTTGCCCCATCCATCGCCCCACGCGCGTCTGTTTCTTCTGGCGGAAGCTGCCGCGCCGACGGCCGTCCAGAAGCTGCACGCGCAGCTCATTGAAAATCCAGCCTGA
- a CDS encoding glycine/sarcosine/betaine reductase selenoprotein B family protein, translating into MAELSDASLLVRSFMRAYRYTVSVWQPARLTKPLSACKVGLVTTAAFHLPTQPTFDLKLAGDPSFRIIPTDCDLTTLKVGHVSPSFDHTGIERDPNLALPITRFQELVAEGVVGELNARAWSFCGSIAKPGELIARTAPEAAAQARADGVEVALLTPV; encoded by the coding sequence ATGGCGGAACTTTCCGATGCCAGCCTGCTTGTCCGCTCCTTTATGCGCGCCTACCGCTACACGGTATCCGTCTGGCAACCGGCGCGGCTGACCAAGCCGCTGTCCGCCTGCAAGGTCGGCTTGGTGACGACGGCCGCCTTTCACCTGCCCACGCAACCGACGTTTGATCTCAAGCTGGCCGGCGATCCGTCCTTTCGCATCATTCCGACCGACTGTGACCTCACCACGCTCAAGGTCGGGCATGTCAGCCCTTCGTTTGATCACACGGGTATCGAGCGCGACCCGAACCTGGCACTGCCCATCACCCGTTTTCAGGAACTCGTGGCGGAAGGTGTCGTGGGCGAACTCAACGCGCGGGCCTGGTCATTTTGCGGTTCGATTGCCAAGCCGGGGGAACTCATTGCCCGTACCGCGCCGGAAGCTGCCGCCCAGGCCCGGGCCGACGGCGTGGAAGTCGCCCTGCTGACCCCGGTCTGA
- a CDS encoding carotenoid biosynthesis protein, whose product MTDLLHRLAGTVLLRPYVFVFLLAYLFLAVARLGWLRTLVWTVTAYLIAWACEWSSVHNGFPFGRYDYIDRTSDRELWVAGVPFFDSLSFAFLSFISFEAAVILRTPLTSWHVSPDDAPARRSWLTTVYAGLLMMFLDVVIDPVTLQGERWFLGQIYGYPHGGPHFGVTIENYVGWFVVSVLITTTFRLWEATLLRGVARTGSFAFPFQHVAPLGVYFGIFAFNIAVTFWIGETTMGWASTFIAFLIGWMFVQHALSPYRSRSGE is encoded by the coding sequence ATGACCGATCTGCTGCATCGCCTGGCGGGGACCGTCCTGCTGCGTCCCTACGTCTTTGTGTTCCTGCTGGCGTACCTGTTTCTGGCTGTGGCGCGGCTGGGCTGGCTGCGTACCCTGGTCTGGACTGTTACGGCGTATCTCATCGCCTGGGCCTGTGAATGGAGTTCCGTTCACAACGGGTTTCCCTTCGGGCGGTACGACTACATTGACCGCACGAGTGACCGCGAACTGTGGGTGGCGGGCGTGCCTTTTTTTGATTCGCTGTCCTTTGCCTTTCTTTCCTTCATCAGCTTTGAAGCGGCTGTCATCCTGCGTACGCCGTTGACTTCCTGGCATGTGTCGCCCGATGACGCTCCGGCGCGGCGGTCATGGCTGACGACCGTCTATGCCGGACTGCTGATGATGTTTCTCGATGTGGTGATTGATCCGGTGACGCTCCAGGGTGAGCGGTGGTTTCTGGGGCAAATCTACGGCTACCCACACGGCGGCCCACACTTTGGCGTGACGATTGAAAACTATGTCGGGTGGTTTGTGGTCAGCGTACTCATCACCACGACCTTTCGCCTGTGGGAAGCAACGCTGCTGCGTGGTGTGGCGCGCACGGGAAGCTTTGCCTTTCCGTTCCAGCATGTTGCTCCGCTGGGGGTCTATTTCGGCATCTTTGCCTTCAACATTGCTGTCACGTTCTGGATTGGCGAGACGACCATGGGCTGGGCCAGCACCTTCATCGCGTTCCTCATCGGCTGGATGTTCGTGCAGCACGCCCTCTCGCCCTACCGAAGCCGGTCCGGCGAGTGA
- the rpsN gene encoding 30S ribosomal protein S14 yields the protein MAKKSRIAKAEKIKRLVAKYAEKRAALKAIIRNPNATDEEREAALYKLQDLPRNSSPVRIRNRCAITGRPRGYLRRFGLSRIKFRELALRGEIPGVRKASW from the coding sequence ATGGCCAAGAAAAGTCGCATTGCCAAAGCTGAGAAAATCAAGCGCCTTGTCGCCAAGTATGCCGAAAAGCGGGCCGCGCTGAAGGCCATCATCCGCAACCCGAACGCAACTGACGAAGAGCGCGAAGCGGCGCTATACAAGCTCCAGGACCTGCCGCGCAACTCCTCCCCGGTACGCATTCGCAACCGCTGCGCTATCACGGGACGCCCACGCGGGTATCTGCGCAGGTTCGGCCTGTCGCGCATCAAGTTCCGCGAACTGGCCCTGCGGGGTGAGATTCCGGGTGTCAGAAAGGCCAGTTGGTAA
- a CDS encoding type B 50S ribosomal protein L31 produces the protein MKKGIHPENYRPVVFRDESADVNYIIRSTVKTNKTITIDGQEYPLVMLDISAASHPFFTGKQKFVDTAGRVDRFNRRYGKKTTGAADKPAAKASK, from the coding sequence GTGAAAAAAGGCATCCATCCCGAAAATTACCGTCCCGTCGTGTTCCGGGACGAATCCGCCGATGTCAACTACATCATCCGTTCGACAGTCAAAACCAACAAGACCATCACCATTGACGGGCAGGAATACCCGCTGGTGATGCTGGACATCTCCGCGGCTTCCCATCCCTTCTTCACCGGGAAGCAGAAGTTTGTGGACACCGCCGGGCGCGTTGACCGCTTCAACCGGCGCTATGGGAAGAAGACGACCGGGGCCGCGGACAAACCAGCGGCGAAGGCGTCAAAGTGA
- a CDS encoding SDR family NAD(P)-dependent oxidoreductase → MSLQEQVVVITGSTGGLGPAVVQACLRAGAVVVAGHRGHVAPDEWRSRFEGADGQLALVSADLTDETSVPALADHAIQQYGRLDGWLNLVGGYAGGTPVADLELAEFEAMLTLNLRTAFLGSRAAFRAMQPRRRGSIVNVSSLGALRGTAGHAGYAAAKAAVIRLTETLAAEGAPYGIRANVVLPGMIDTPANRAAMPGADRATWVAPEDIAAVLVFLLSDAARAVSGTSLPIGG, encoded by the coding sequence ATGTCACTTCAGGAACAGGTTGTTGTCATCACCGGCAGTACCGGCGGGTTGGGGCCGGCCGTCGTGCAGGCCTGTCTGCGCGCCGGAGCCGTGGTTGTAGCGGGTCATCGCGGACACGTTGCCCCCGATGAATGGCGATCCCGGTTTGAGGGCGCAGACGGGCAGCTTGCGCTTGTGTCAGCCGACCTGACGGATGAAACCAGCGTCCCGGCACTGGCCGACCACGCCATACAGCAGTACGGCCGACTCGACGGCTGGCTCAATCTGGTCGGCGGCTATGCCGGGGGAACGCCCGTCGCCGACCTCGAACTGGCAGAGTTTGAAGCCATGCTGACGCTCAACCTGCGGACGGCCTTTCTGGGCAGCCGCGCTGCCTTCCGCGCCATGCAACCGCGCCGCCGGGGCAGCATCGTCAATGTCTCCTCGCTGGGGGCGCTGCGCGGCACGGCCGGGCATGCCGGTTACGCTGCCGCCAAAGCTGCCGTCATCCGCCTGACCGAAACCCTGGCTGCGGAAGGAGCGCCCTACGGGATTCGGGCCAATGTCGTCCTGCCCGGCATGATTGACACGCCGGCCAACCGGGCGGCGATGCCGGGGGCGGACCGCGCCACGTGGGTTGCACCGGAAGACATTGCCGCCGTGCTGGTGTTTCTGTTGTCCGATGCCGCCCGGGCCGTCAGTGGCACCAGCCTTCCGATAGGAGGCTGA
- a CDS encoding magnesium chelatase subunit H, producing MKFLFIALDGQADLALAVAAARVREQHGVNLQVAFHIAAELDRAEAIEKLRADAAEADLVFVVHQFDDEKIALIRELLHRHAARYQAVICVMCAPSLIRETRLGRFILAKKDEGETPWYSPLRMIRAVKDSFKKDDDPAAEPKAAQPPGRTMLTMLKNAGKIMKYIPGTAQDIHAYMMSIQYWLNASADNLEQFLLFLLTRYTEAYRGRFNPKPPVEYPDVGLFHPREGRIVESIRELRAHVPARPNAPTIGVLMLRSYLLSGNRAHYAAVIEALEQRGANVIPAYAFGLDGRPAVEKYFLERGRPVVDAVLSLTGFSLVGGPAYNDALAAERLLKQLDVPYICAPSLEFQTIEEWLSDTQGLNRLQATLMVSIPELDGTTDQIVFAGKSGNSRLLEPIPDRVERLVGRVMARVRLRRLPPAKRRVAIVLFNFPPSQGNVGTAAYLDVWTSLHRLLGKMQQAGYHLTDVPATVDELRDSIVHGNAVQYGQPANVCDLFPRLEYERLVPIYREIERSWGPSPGEKNVYGGDFAIMGRVFGNVGVFVQPSFGFEDDPMRLLFSEDVTPNHGFTAFYAYLNRMWGADVLLHFGTHGATEFMPGKQVGLSRFCWSDRLIGDLPNIYAYCANNPSEGLIAKRRGYATLVSYLSPPIEAAGLYKEFVTLKETMDGFRNEPTRREAYVPAIVEKAKELNLLDHDFTPDELTTERFQKLYNDLLELEYSLIPTGLHTMDDGLDSQELVGMLRVVADFPVAGQRLPSLTKTVLAHWAELNAKSAAGTAGGDDALAAFSRNVELERQARHFIGEAILEMHQKRSASAGASHLAKLCRAKRSLFDAHFAFLFDLHEKLRTNAELDAILRALDGRYIAPVAGGDVVRDPGILPTGRNLHAIDPYRMPTYAATREAQKSVEQLLERYAREHGGTLPRSVALVLWGTDNLKSGGVGVAQALWLLGARAVADEMGRIANVELIPLTELSRPRIDVVLTLSGIFRDVLPQQIRLLDRAVRLAAEADEPETQNFIRAHVQEMLRQGVTWEDAVRRIFSNAAGSYGANVNHLVDSSTWENDSEIAQTFLSRKGFAYDPNGQFVAARADYERVLGSVTLAFQNVDSTEMNITDIDHYYEYLGGVTSAVKHLRGDGTAPAVMLADATGAEAKVRSLEETVRLESRTKLLNPKWYEAMLENGYAGVSQIERQVSNTFGWSATCQAVDDWVYDGVAQTYVLDEAMRARLQRLNPSSLSKLTRRLLEAHGRGLWKTDEATLEQLREAYAQMEDALENVTL from the coding sequence ATGAAGTTTCTTTTCATCGCACTCGATGGACAGGCCGATCTGGCCCTTGCTGTTGCTGCGGCGCGGGTCCGTGAGCAGCACGGCGTCAATCTCCAGGTGGCCTTTCACATTGCAGCCGAACTTGACCGGGCTGAGGCCATTGAAAAGCTCCGCGCCGACGCGGCGGAAGCCGACCTGGTGTTTGTCGTCCACCAGTTTGACGACGAAAAAATTGCCCTTATCCGGGAGTTGCTCCACCGCCATGCCGCCCGCTACCAGGCTGTCATCTGCGTGATGTGCGCGCCGTCGCTGATTCGGGAAACACGCCTGGGGCGCTTCATACTGGCCAAAAAGGACGAAGGCGAAACGCCGTGGTATTCACCACTGCGCATGATTCGGGCCGTCAAGGATTCCTTCAAAAAGGACGACGACCCGGCCGCCGAACCCAAGGCAGCCCAGCCGCCGGGGCGCACCATGCTCACCATGCTCAAGAATGCCGGGAAGATTATGAAGTACATCCCCGGCACGGCGCAGGACATTCACGCCTACATGATGAGCATCCAGTACTGGCTCAATGCCTCGGCTGACAATCTGGAGCAGTTTCTGCTGTTTTTGCTGACGCGCTACACGGAAGCCTACCGTGGCCGTTTCAACCCGAAGCCGCCGGTTGAATACCCCGATGTGGGGCTGTTTCACCCCCGTGAAGGGCGCATTGTCGAATCCATCAGGGAACTGCGGGCGCACGTCCCGGCGCGGCCCAATGCCCCCACGATTGGCGTGCTGATGTTGCGGTCCTATCTGCTGTCGGGCAACCGGGCGCACTATGCGGCCGTCATCGAAGCCCTTGAACAGCGTGGCGCGAATGTCATTCCGGCCTATGCCTTTGGGTTGGACGGCCGGCCGGCGGTGGAAAAATACTTCCTCGAACGCGGCCGCCCGGTGGTGGATGCCGTGCTGTCACTGACCGGGTTTTCTCTCGTCGGCGGGCCGGCCTACAACGACGCCCTGGCGGCCGAGCGGCTGCTGAAGCAGCTTGACGTGCCCTACATCTGCGCGCCCTCGCTGGAGTTTCAGACCATCGAGGAGTGGCTCTCCGACACTCAGGGACTGAACCGCCTTCAGGCAACGCTGATGGTCTCCATTCCAGAGCTGGACGGGACGACCGATCAGATTGTCTTTGCCGGCAAGTCCGGGAACTCGCGCCTGCTGGAACCCATCCCGGATCGGGTCGAGCGTCTGGTTGGGCGGGTTATGGCGCGGGTCCGGTTGCGCCGCCTGCCGCCGGCCAAACGGCGCGTTGCCATCGTGCTGTTCAACTTTCCGCCGAGCCAGGGCAACGTTGGCACGGCGGCCTACCTTGATGTGTGGACAAGCCTGCACCGCCTGCTCGGCAAAATGCAGCAGGCTGGCTACCACCTCACCGACGTGCCGGCCACGGTGGACGAATTGCGCGACAGCATCGTTCACGGCAATGCCGTCCAGTACGGCCAGCCGGCCAACGTCTGTGACCTGTTTCCACGGCTGGAATACGAGCGGCTCGTGCCGATCTACCGCGAAATCGAGCGGTCGTGGGGACCCTCGCCAGGTGAAAAGAACGTCTATGGCGGGGACTTCGCCATCATGGGACGGGTGTTTGGCAACGTCGGGGTGTTTGTCCAGCCGAGTTTTGGCTTTGAAGATGACCCGATGCGCCTGCTGTTTTCGGAGGATGTCACGCCCAACCACGGTTTTACCGCCTTTTATGCGTATCTCAACCGGATGTGGGGGGCGGATGTCCTGCTCCACTTCGGAACGCACGGGGCGACGGAGTTTATGCCCGGCAAGCAGGTTGGGTTGAGCCGGTTCTGCTGGAGCGACCGGCTCATTGGCGACCTGCCTAACATTTATGCCTACTGCGCCAACAACCCGTCGGAAGGTCTCATTGCGAAGCGCCGGGGTTACGCGACGCTGGTGAGTTACCTCAGCCCGCCCATTGAGGCAGCGGGTCTGTACAAGGAATTCGTGACGCTCAAGGAAACCATGGACGGTTTCCGCAATGAACCGACCCGGCGCGAGGCCTACGTTCCGGCCATCGTCGAAAAGGCCAAGGAACTCAACCTGCTCGACCACGACTTCACTCCCGACGAACTGACAACCGAACGCTTCCAGAAGCTCTACAACGACCTGCTGGAACTGGAGTACAGCCTCATTCCAACGGGGCTGCACACGATGGATGACGGTCTCGACAGCCAGGAACTCGTCGGCATGCTGCGCGTCGTGGCGGATTTTCCGGTTGCCGGGCAGCGCCTGCCGAGCCTGACCAAAACCGTCCTGGCTCACTGGGCCGAACTGAACGCGAAGTCGGCCGCCGGAACTGCCGGAGGGGATGACGCGCTGGCGGCCTTTTCACGAAACGTTGAACTGGAGCGACAGGCGCGGCATTTCATCGGCGAGGCCATCCTGGAAATGCACCAGAAGCGTTCGGCCAGCGCCGGGGCCAGCCACCTGGCCAAACTCTGCCGCGCCAAACGGAGTCTGTTTGACGCGCACTTTGCATTTCTGTTTGACCTGCACGAAAAGCTCCGCACCAACGCTGAACTCGATGCCATCCTGCGGGCTTTGGACGGGCGCTACATTGCGCCGGTGGCGGGCGGGGATGTCGTGCGTGACCCCGGCATTCTTCCGACCGGGCGCAACCTGCATGCCATTGACCCGTACCGCATGCCGACCTATGCCGCAACGCGCGAAGCCCAGAAGTCTGTGGAGCAGCTTCTTGAGCGGTATGCGCGCGAACACGGCGGCACACTGCCGCGCAGCGTGGCGCTCGTGCTGTGGGGTACCGACAACCTGAAAAGTGGCGGCGTGGGCGTGGCCCAGGCCCTGTGGCTGCTGGGAGCGCGGGCCGTGGCCGATGAAATGGGCCGCATTGCCAACGTTGAACTCATCCCGCTGACCGAGTTGAGCCGGCCCCGGATTGATGTCGTGCTGACGCTGTCCGGCATCTTCCGGGATGTATTGCCACAGCAGATACGTCTGCTTGACCGCGCTGTGCGCCTGGCAGCCGAGGCGGATGAGCCGGAGACACAAAACTTCATCCGCGCCCACGTGCAGGAAATGCTGCGGCAGGGGGTGACCTGGGAAGATGCCGTCCGGCGGATTTTCTCGAATGCTGCCGGCAGCTACGGCGCCAACGTCAACCATCTGGTGGATTCGTCCACGTGGGAAAACGACAGCGAAATTGCCCAGACGTTCCTCTCACGCAAGGGCTTTGCCTATGACCCGAACGGGCAGTTCGTCGCGGCCCGGGCCGACTATGAACGGGTTTTGGGCAGCGTCACGCTGGCGTTTCAGAACGTGGATTCCACCGAAATGAACATCACCGATATTGACCACTACTACGAGTACCTGGGCGGCGTCACCAGCGCCGTCAAGCACCTGCGGGGCGATGGCACCGCGCCGGCTGTGATGCTGGCCGATGCGACGGGAGCCGAAGCCAAGGTGCGCAGTCTCGAAGAAACGGTCCGGCTCGAATCCCGTACCAAGCTGCTCAATCCCAAGTGGTACGAAGCCATGCTGGAGAACGGCTACGCCGGTGTGAGCCAGATCGAACGGCAGGTCTCCAACACCTTTGGCTGGAGTGCGACCTGCCAGGCTGTGGATGACTGGGTGTATGACGGCGTGGCGCAGACCTACGTGCTCGACGAAGCCATGCGTGCGCGGTTGCAGCGCCTCAACCCCAGCAGTTTGTCGAAGTTGACCCGCCGGTTGCTTGAAGCCCATGGGCGGGGGCTGTGGAAAACGGACGAGGCGACGCTTGAACAGTTGCGTGAAGCCTACGCCCAGATGGAAGACGCACTGGAAAACGTGACTTTGTAA
- the hemA gene encoding glutamyl-tRNA reductase, with amino-acid sequence MKFVLVGLNHHTAPVAVRERFAFSKHYLPEALNLFVDGQNICEGMILSTCNRVELLGVTPHEGTQGIACVKNFLKAIHQKCDSYDEHLYYYTDQDVVRHVFRVASSLDSMIIGEPQILGQVKDAYATAQALNKTGTLLNKLMHKAFSVAKRVRTETKIGANAISVSYAAVELARRIFTSLEGQTVMLVGAGEMAELAATHLMSAGASHIVVASRSFDKAVQLATKFNGSAVIFDRFRERLPEADILIFATAAPHFVVRVADVAAAMERRRHRPMFIIDISVPRNVDPSINDLEQVFVYDVDDLQAVVESNLRERKQEAERASRIVEEEVAAFVAEWRSMAAAPFIAALNAHLVEMAQTEYERHRKRIERLGGMPPEIERYVREVIITSILRKFAHPLIENIREAAAQGEQSRLCETFGLEVRVGAQQQVRLARSA; translated from the coding sequence ATGAAGTTTGTACTCGTTGGCCTTAATCACCATACGGCGCCCGTTGCGGTCCGCGAACGTTTTGCCTTCAGCAAGCACTACCTGCCTGAAGCCCTCAACCTGTTCGTGGATGGGCAAAACATCTGCGAAGGGATGATTCTCTCCACCTGCAACCGGGTTGAACTGCTGGGTGTAACGCCTCACGAAGGAACCCAGGGTATCGCCTGCGTCAAGAACTTCCTCAAGGCCATTCATCAGAAGTGCGACAGCTACGACGAGCACCTGTACTACTACACCGACCAGGATGTGGTACGGCACGTCTTCCGGGTAGCGTCGAGCCTGGACTCCATGATCATCGGCGAGCCGCAGATTCTGGGACAGGTCAAGGACGCCTACGCCACGGCGCAGGCGCTGAACAAGACCGGGACGCTGCTCAACAAGCTGATGCACAAGGCGTTCAGCGTTGCCAAGCGGGTCCGCACGGAGACGAAAATTGGCGCCAACGCCATTTCGGTCAGTTACGCCGCCGTCGAGCTGGCGCGGCGTATTTTCACCAGTCTTGAAGGGCAGACCGTCATGCTGGTCGGCGCCGGGGAGATGGCCGAGCTGGCCGCTACCCATCTGATGAGCGCCGGAGCCAGCCACATCGTCGTGGCCAGCCGGTCCTTCGACAAAGCCGTTCAGTTGGCCACCAAGTTCAATGGCTCGGCGGTGATTTTTGACCGCTTCCGGGAGCGGTTGCCGGAAGCCGACATCCTTATCTTTGCCACGGCGGCCCCGCACTTCGTCGTGCGCGTGGCCGATGTGGCGGCGGCCATGGAGCGGCGGCGGCACCGCCCGATGTTCATCATTGACATTTCCGTGCCACGCAACGTGGACCCGTCCATCAATGACCTGGAACAGGTCTTTGTGTATGACGTGGATGACCTGCAGGCGGTGGTCGAAAGCAACCTGCGCGAGCGGAAACAGGAAGCCGAACGGGCCAGTCGCATTGTCGAGGAGGAAGTCGCGGCCTTTGTGGCCGAATGGCGCAGCATGGCCGCTGCGCCTTTCATTGCCGCGCTCAATGCGCACCTTGTGGAGATGGCCCAGACGGAATATGAGCGCCATCGCAAGCGCATTGAACGGCTCGGAGGCATGCCGCCTGAAATCGAGCGGTACGTACGCGAGGTCATCATCACCTCGATTCTGCGCAAATTCGCCCATCCACTTATCGAAAACATCCGTGAAGCGGCGGCGCAGGGCGAGCAAAGCCGGCTGTGTGAAACCTTCGGGCTGGAAGTGCGGGTTGGTGCTCAACAGCAGGTGCGCCTGGCGCGTTCGGCCTGA
- the bchL gene encoding ferredoxin:protochlorophyllide reductase (ATP-dependent) iron-sulfur ATP-binding protein, with the protein MIVSIYGKGGIGKSTTSSNIAIAMAKRGARVLQVGCDPKHDSTFTITKRMIPTLVEILEEHDYHHEEIEPSEVIFRGKMGVDAMESGGPAAGAGCGGYVTGEAVKFLRDHKLMDEYDVVIFDVLGDVVCGGFATPLNHSDFACVVTANDFDSLFAANRICAAVMAKAKNYPIYIAGLIVNRCPDTDHVERYCDRTGARIVGHVPQIDEIRRSRLAGVSIFEMKRIGGIALAQDRYLEIADYLLSEPEALKVKPLTDREVFEHLRSEYININIQRFNAEDLELLEDPSCLALN; encoded by the coding sequence ATGATCGTTTCAATCTACGGCAAAGGTGGTATTGGCAAATCCACGACCTCTTCCAACATCGCCATCGCCATGGCCAAGCGTGGCGCGCGTGTCCTTCAGGTGGGTTGTGATCCCAAACATGATTCGACCTTTACCATCACCAAACGGATGATCCCGACCCTCGTCGAAATCCTCGAAGAGCACGACTACCACCACGAGGAAATCGAGCCATCCGAGGTGATTTTCAGGGGCAAGATGGGCGTGGATGCCATGGAATCCGGCGGCCCGGCTGCCGGCGCCGGTTGCGGCGGGTATGTGACCGGCGAAGCGGTGAAGTTTTTGCGCGACCACAAGCTGATGGATGAATACGACGTGGTGATTTTCGACGTGCTGGGCGATGTCGTCTGCGGCGGTTTCGCCACGCCACTCAACCACTCGGATTTCGCCTGTGTGGTGACGGCCAACGATTTCGACTCGCTCTTTGCGGCCAACCGCATCTGTGCCGCGGTGATGGCCAAGGCCAAAAACTATCCCATCTACATTGCCGGTCTGATTGTGAACCGCTGCCCCGACACCGACCACGTCGAACGGTACTGCGACCGGACCGGCGCGCGGATTGTCGGGCACGTCCCGCAGATTGACGAAATCCGGCGGTCACGGCTGGCTGGGGTTTCCATCTTCGAGATGAAGCGCATCGGCGGAATTGCCCTGGCGCAGGATCGGTATCTCGAAATTGCCGACTACCTGCTGTCCGAACCGGAAGCCCTCAAGGTCAAACCCCTGACCGACCGGGAAGTGTTCGAGCATCTGCGCAGTGAGTACATCAACATCAACATTCAGCGTTTCAATGCCGAAGACCTGGAGTTGCTTGAAGACCCTTCGTGTCTGGCTCTGAACTGA